One Takifugu flavidus isolate HTHZ2018 chromosome 3, ASM371156v2, whole genome shotgun sequence genomic window, TAGTTTGTGCATTTGGATTTAAGTGGTGTGTATGCATCGGCATCTAAAGAAAACGTCCAATGAAGGAAAATATTTAAGACTTTTTTGATTTTCTGTAACCAGCAGCTGCGTCAAATGCGTAAAAATGTCCTTTTCAGGGACATTTTTTCCTCGTGATATTTGTTCTAGTCGCTGTAAATGTATTATCCAGTTTTTTAAAACGTAGCTTCCAAAGTTTCAGAAAGCGAATTTTTTAATCGAATGTGAAGAATCTTTCTTTTACAGCTGACTCAAATCCCCTGTAATATCGTCTTCGTAAatgtgtttccttttatttacaaCACGCTACGGATTAAATATTGGTGataccttttatttttcttacctttttcagtttttcctccaACAAAATCAATTAGCTCACCTGTTATCGGAGCTTTAATGGCGAGCCAAGCGCGCCCTCTGCCGGCCGGAACAGTGAACAGAAGAACGAAAGAAACGCAGAGAAAAGATTTATGGAGAAACTTATTATAAACTTATTTTTCATTGTATAATTTAGCACCCGGTTTcaatatttgattttaatgttttgggcATTTTTCTTTTggtataatttttaaaaatatatacaaaaaATCAAGAAACGAAGGAAAGTGGAAGTCTGATGGTTTATTTCTGTAAAGTCTATCACAggtgaaagaaacaaacatgtaaatatATACAGTCATACACAGGAAACTTAAATATAATAAAGCATGAAATCAAACTAAACTAAAAACTGGAGTCATGCACGTGTGCGGCTGAAAGCTATGTACAGCACTGCGGCTCATTGTCATGCTAAGTCCACCTCAGGAAGTGTATTGCAGTGTTAGTACACACTAGAAATGTGTGGGACACACGGGTCTGTTGCCTAAAACCACCCCAAAGGCACACATTCACAATTCAGACGTGTTTTATCTACAATGTGTTCAGTAACTGTAGCAACAGTAACGGCGGCTCAGTCACTAAGCTAACACTCGATCCATGGACGACATCGTGACATTCTGTCCAGAGCGTCCCGTTAACAGTCAATAAGGCCTGAACATGATAACTACTCAATAACTTGACGTTACGGTTTGAAACATTTTGTGAAATTAAATTATCGCAGACTGCCCAGCTTTTTTAAAGATACCGGCGCAAGTTAATTAACCTAGCTTAGTGGCTGGAAAGGCGGGAACCAGTCAGTCAAGAAACAGAGGACATAAGAAGTCAGAACATTTTTGTTCCCCCCCTGGTGGTAGGCTGCACCggtcattgattttttttgttgctgacAACATAATTTTGGAATTATAGGAGTGAATGCCGTTGAGTAACTTTAAAAATAACTACTTATCGTTAGGTTACAGTGTAGTAAACAATTGTTTACATCATTTTAATACAAATCAACGACGATAATTACACAGTAATTATAGAAAAAGGGTAAATACTTTAAGTTCCTACAACACAACAGTTTCAATACCGAGGAAAAATTTGGATACTTAAACATTACAGAGTTCGATTAAAGTGAGTATCTGTTAGCATGTTACAATGCTAGCATACGGGGTACAGTGACGTAGATTTCCCTGTTTCCAGTCCTTtcgctaagctaagctaagctaactggcAGAACATTACGTTTTTATGACCGGTGAAACATAAATTAAAATATTAGAACATTTCCTTAAAGTAACCGCACAGATTTTGGTTGAAATCATCCCATGCACCCACCTGATGGGCGGAGCTTAGTACAAGAAATGTTTGACCAGTCAAAGACTGAAAGGGTTTAGTGTTCATCAGCGATGTAAGTTCTCCGCAATCATAACTGCATGATACATTAGGCGTGGTTGTTAGTATTAGAATAAGCAGCAGTAGCTTTTAACGCTAATATCACTAAAAATTAAGGTTTTTTACACGGACGGGCGAGAGAATGAAAGTTTACAGTGCTTCGACATGAAACTCTGAGCTGGGTTTCTCAGTGATTATTGCTTATGTCATCAGATCAAACACTCTCCGTCGTTAGCATTGTCGCTAGCTCATCGCCCCGATTGTCAGTCTTCCCGTCTAATTTAGGCCCGTTTGCTTAAACACTTCACATTTTTCAAAGGTCTCGGAGTGATTTACATTCAGTTTAGGATGGAGTGAAAGTGCGAGGCTCCTTCGATAAATCCCACATtccaataaaaacactaaaagatCATTCCTCACGAAACATTCGCTCCCAGCCGAACCGTCATTCATTGAAACACTGATTCCTTCCTTGACcttgaatttaaaaacaattcATTAAAATGAGCAATAATGTAACAAGAATTCTGCGATGCAACTCAACAAACCACCGGAACCCGAACGGGTCTGAAACAGCAGAACTTTCTGAGTTTGACCCGCCGCTCAGTCTCCGTCTCTGGGTGGGAGACGATCATGTGACACACGCCGGCACCACGACAACAATTCTGACGTTGTAATTGAAAAGAGTGAAGTACATTATTTGGCGTGAATCGTCTTCCTGGAGCGTGaaagctgcaggtttttttaatcttttctattttctttaGATCAGAAGTGAAACTCCTCCGTTAATACTTTAGTGGCATTCACATTTCACCTTTGCTCTCGTGCGTTTGGTCCGTTGTGTTTTGTCTGAAGcgaattttcttttctttgcagcTGCTTTCGTCACATTTGCTCCTTTAAAATACAGAATTTTCTGCTGGTCGCTGAGCCCGAAACCATAAAAAGGTTCACTGTCGTGCTCCGGATCATTGGCCCGCCAACTCAACCAAACGACgacaaacggggggggggggggggggggttcaggctgttttctctctttacCTGCTAAAACTGGAACGGAGGTTTAACCCACAGGAGAAAGGAAGAGGTGGTTCGGGGGGGGCAACAGTGCCTCCCGTTGGTGGTCTTTACATTCAATATACGATAAAGTTCCATGTTTCAAAAcgaaaaaagaatgaaaatattGATGGACGAGAGCGAACTTTCCTTTTTGTGAAGCTCGGGTTTGTTGCAGGATTTCTCAGAAGAAGCGAGTTTAAAAAGTGCGTCCTCCCACGTCTCCATCGACGGTTTAAGGCTCAGGAGTTGGAAATGGGGGCAAAGGTGTTCGTCCAGGACGGTGGTCCggaaaaagaagggaaagaatGGGAAGACGATCCCGCTGGAGGCTGAAGGAATGAAACGCAATGAAAGAGGGGCGGTGGAGGGGCGGGACTAGagtggaggggcggggctgggTAGAGGCGGGGCTATggtggaggggcggggctaGTAGGAGGAGAtgtcagaggagctgctgctgttgctggaggtCTGGGCTCTCTTGATGTACAGGTTGAGCAGCTTCATCTGTCAGAGGGAAACGACCCGTTCAGATGAAGGTCCAGACCAGgtgaaacagacaggaagtggacccaCCTTGCTGCCGGTCAGCTGGGACAGGTACGGCTTCAGCTCCTCCCCGATCACAGAGTAGATGGCCACCAGGCAGAAGACGCTGGCCTTCCTCACGCTGCTCTCAGTGTTGTCGTAGCCCTGAGGAGGAGACGATGaaggtgacggtggtggtgatgatgatgagagaggctctgaaggttctgaaggggcGGAGCAGGAAGCTCACCTGCAGGAGGCCCGGTATGATGTcagacagcagctgatggagcgGCTCCTTGGCGATGCGTTCGATGGCCTTGGTCTGCATCTTGATGGCGGCGAGGTTGATGGGGTAGTCGGCCGTCTGCACGATGGGACAGAGCACCTTGATGCACTGCTCCGGGTGGATGGAGCCCGCCAGCGTGGAGgccgcctcctccgccgcccGGACCACCTGCGGCCGACAGGTAACAACTGCGTCAGCGCGATCAGCCGAACCCCCACCCGCCCCCGGGCGCAGGTCCCCACCTCCTTGTGCGAGTCTTTGTGCGCCTCCAACGTCTTCATGATGGTCAGCTCGGCGTAGTTCTTGAAGCGGGCCGGCTGGTTCCTCAGGATCTCCTTCAGGACCCGCAGGGCCAGGGCCCGGATGGTGTGCTGTGGGAGGGGTGGTGAGGTTATAAACACCTGTGTCCAACGCCGCTAccgcgtgtgtgagagtgtctTTACGTCTTTGTCCCCCAgcgtctccagcagcagcagcagcatggtcTTGAAGTGCTCCTCCCACACCACCAGGCTGTCCTCCCGGgccaccttcagcagctccagcagggtCCCCCGCCTCTCGTCTGGGCCGCGCTCCCCAGCCTGGGCGTGGgacagctccttcagcagcccccccaccagctccagctgctccatcgGCCCGGCTGCGGCAACAACAAACCTGCATTTGTGGTTCGGGGTCAAAGGGCGGACGAACCCACGCGGGGGTCTTTACCTGGGAAACCTTTGGGGCTCACAACCTTGTTTTCCACGCAATCGTGCCGTCCACCTGTGAAGGACATGTCCCTTTAACACCATCATCAAAAGCAAGAGTCACTTCCTGAATGGAACCCCCGTCAGCTCTACTTCCTGGCCGACTCACCATCGCGCTGGTGCTCCCCGCCGCCTTCGTAGCCCGGCTCCTTCGTGGCGGCCTTGTCCAGCGTGTCGGTGTAGTTGTATGGGTTGTAGTCTCGGAAGCGCGGCCCAGCGAAGGAGCGCGGCGACGGCGTGTTCAGCAGCGAGGTTTTGTTGTCCAGAGCCGTGCGACCGCAGCCCGCCGCGTCGGCGTCCGAGGACGCTCCCACTCCGGACTGAGGGAACGGCGGAGGCTGTGAGCGCCAGATgacgggaaaaaaagagaagcgcCATTGTTTCTCCTCACCATTGCGTCTCTCTTCCCGTCTCGCCGCAGCTCCATCGGGTCGTCCTGGCTGCGGAAGCTGTAGCTCTGGATGGCCTCGGTGACGCCGCGCAGGGAGCTGTAGATCTCCTCCGAGTTCAGGTTCTCGCTGTCGTATTCCATCATGCTGTGACAAACAGGGACAAAAGGTGTGAGAGGTGGATGCCTGAGGACCGACGACCACGGGGTGATCCAGGACGACGTGCTGAGTCGTGGATCAGCACCGTCTCTCTTCCGCCTCAAGACTGAATGATGGAGGTCTGACGTCCGTTTTTGGCTCCCAGCGTTGCCGACGTGTAAAATGTTCCAGAGAATGAAATGTGAACAAAGTGCTGCACGTTCTCCTGACTTGTCCCAGCTAAACAGTTAAGCTAAGGCACAAGGAGAGACGAGACCGGGGGGTTCACGGAGAACCAGGAAGACACGAACGACAGTTTTTACTGCTTGACTTTAGCACGACATGAAGTGAGATTGCTTTAGATGGACTTTGAGGCAGAAATATCACTTATTTCAGTGATTAAATGGTTAAACTCACCAGGAAGAGATCATTTTGTGTGTGAAATTTAAAAACCCAATTGAGCCAACAGCTAAGGAAGCTAGCTGCCTGTAGGTAATGGAACAAATGGTCTTTAGTCAAACTGAAATTTCAGCTAAGAGGAAAAGGCCTTTAGACTTAACAAATAATTATGTTCTGATCAATAAAAGCTGATATAAACTTGAATATCAAGCTAATAAAGTCTCAGAATTgtaaatggaaataaaactgATATAGTGAACTGAGTTAAGATATAAGTTGATTTAAGATCTTTCAGCATGGAAAAATTATCCTTAAAGCTGAAAAAAGATCATTTGGAACTGAtagcttaaaaaaaagttttgattAAGCTAAAACAATCGGTGAGACTTTGACCATAATGGAGCAAACACAATCTGAAAATAAAGACTGAAGGTTTAGCAGAAAACAGAGCGAACGAACTGATAATGTGGCTAATATTCTGCTGTTAgcacaaaaggggaaaaaagcgcTTATATATTAAATTTCTGGAATGTTGTTTGGTTTTTGAGGGTCTTTTCTCCTGCTAATCCCCCAGCCTCTACTGTGaatggagcaggaagaggggcGGGGTTACCTTGGGGAGTAAACTCGCCGTACTTGCTTGAGGGAGGAATAGGCAGAGAGCGGAGGTAGAGTGGAagggaaaggtggagaagagaacTTGGAGAGCCCGTCTGTGCTCCAACTACACAGCCGGCTGCAACCAGcccagagagaagaggaagagggaggaagaggaagaggagggaggtgtAGATACAGACAAGCAGCTCTCAGTCAGTGTTAGAAGAGGTGGGTGGAGCTATTTCCTGAATCAGCGCGTGGTGTCGATTAGCAATTGGGTGTCCTGAGGTAGAGATCATCATTGGGTGGAAGTAACTAAAGTGTTTACTcttcagagggggggggggtgtgtacCTGGGAGAAAGCCCCCCGTGGGAGCAGTTGGTGGGGGAGGTCAGCGGACTGCTGCGGCTGCCCTGCTGCCGCGGTGCCGCCCGAACCGAGGAGTTACTGGGAGACGCCTGtgggaaaaaccaaacacacacatcgcACGCGTGTAGGTGTACACCTGAAgcctctgtcacagctgctgcagcgcgGGGACgtgcgttaccatggtgatgccGCTGCTGGCGCTGGTGTTCCTCAGGTGGTTGTGCAACAGCTTGGTGGTCCCGTCCTGGAAGGTTTTGGGCAGAGCGCCCAGGAGCATGGTGAACTCAGGTGTGTTGAGCTCAAACAGGGCGATCAGCACCACCTGGGCTGCCTGCagacgtggacacacacacacacacacacacacacacacacactgattatGCTGGTGTCAGAACTGCATTCTTCTGCTCTTAGGAGCGCTGCAGGGGAGGAACTGATGATTTGAAACTGACCCACAGCCCCTCGGCGACGCCTCGGCCCGCCATGACACGGACTGAGGCTTTTATCGTGTGTCTTGGTGCAAACATGCAGCAGACCGTTCAAAGGCTCAAGGTAGGAGAAAACAGGCAGAGGAGTTTCTACTCCAACTCAggttaaagaggaaaaaaaagaaaccccagCTTTGTTCTGTTGTTAGAGATTCGCCCATCAAATACTGGCACTTTTATTATCAACAGAATTCTTATGCTAGACTTTGTTGTCATTCTCTGATGGGTGCACCTCTAAGAGTCTAGCAGACAGAGAGCTCATGCAAACACACTCCCACTGTCCAATTAAAGGACAGTTTCTCCGATTTTGCAGCCAGGtgagtaaaaaatgacaacacgACCCCTGAAGTGGAACTGGTTAATGTTAAAAAGCCTTCACGCCACTCAAGGCCGGACAGATCGGTCCGAGTCTGCAGGCGGCGTGCCTCTCACGCCGGGTTAGACGAGGTTAAGGGTCTCTGCTCGGGCCGTTTGATGGACAGTCTACCTGCTTGCACCTCTCCTCCAGGTTGCCCTCTCCAGGCAGGGAGGCCACGGTGCTGGCTCGGCCTGACAACTCCTCACCTGCCCAGTTATGAAGCGTCTGAGGGTGTGGTGGTGGGTGAGAAACAGTGATcggagttttaaaaaaaaaaggaaaatcaaatcAAGTTTAAAGAAACCAGAGAGAAAACTGAGATGGAGGAAAGGTGGGACCGCGGCGCCCCGGACTACCCCGCCTTCCTACCTTTCGGACGTCGGAGCTCTTGGGTTCGGTGGTCCACGTGATGATGCGTGACACGGCGAGACGCGTCTCACTGGAGTTGACAAAGTCAGCCGGGTCCATCTGGCGAGCCAGCGCCTCGATGTAGCGCAGAATGgccaccttcaccttcaggttGGGCGTCTGCGTCTGATCCACGATGAAACGCATCAGGatgttgaactgctgctcatACGGGAAGGACTCTCTGCAGAGAAGTGGGAGAAAAAATCCCATATTAGAGAGGAAGACAGACCAAACAAAAGGTAGCTGCTTTCATAGCAGCGTTTATTTTAGCCCCGCCCATCTCCAGTGTCCCCTCAAAACCTGGTGACGTCCAGCGCCTTCTGGACTTTGGCCTGGACGGAGCCCAGCAGGTCGGCCCCCAtcttcttcagcagctgtgtgagcaGGACAAAGAGCcagtcctgcaggtcctcccTGTGCAGCACGATGAAGTCCACCAGCGTCTCCAGGAACATGCTGAACACCTGAGAGGACAAAGAAGCGCCGTCATTCGCGTTCCGCGCGACCGAGCGGCTGGCGGCGGTGAGTAAACACTTACTCTCTGATGTGAGTCCACAGCGAACAGGCCAGCATGCAACGGGAAAAACACACGGTTAGTCTGTGACGCAGTTAGTTCTGGTGGTCGAGTTAGAATGTTTGTGTGAGTAGAACCGGCAGGTTTCAATTCTAATCAAagggattttaaaaagaaaagtcctCGATATACATGTTTTCAACATGGACATTCTGTCCACACAAGgttactgtctctctctctctctctcacacacacacacacaactgtgaaGGATTTCCAGGACAGCCAGGAACAGGGGGAAGTCTCACCTTGCTGTGAGGATCTGCAAACATCCTGGTGAAGATCTCACAGAGTCTCTTCAGCTCCACACGACTGTCAGACAGAACACTAACGTCACACAACTGGGAAAAAAGGGCTGTTTGTTCCCTTTTTCCGTCCTATCCACCTGAGCATCCTCTGGCTCTTGAACAGGTTCTGCAGTCCCAGcagcccctccttcctctcggACCAGTTGGCGCTGGCGCAGTGGTTCAGAACTTCGGCGACGTCCTCCGTCTGCCGCATGTAGTGCGGTGCCGCGCCGCCGTTGCGTGAGCTGTACGAGCGCTCGGAGCAGGCGCTGGAGGCGTCGCTGTTGGCGTCGTCGTCCGAGTACAAGCCCGGGGACTCAAAACGCCGCCTCACTGGCCTCCGCTGAGCGAGAGAAAAGaggtttgtctttttctgtgaACGTGTCCCCGAACAACCCGTCATGCAGCTGCCTAATCATGCGTGTTTGTGAGGTTATTTCACGCTCACTCAGGTCGCGTTGGGTTAAAtaagaaaaggatgaaaaaaaaagaaaaaaaagccgaCGTAAGCCAACCAGATCAAGCTGCTTCTACTGTTTATGTTTCACTCTCATGCAGAAACAGATGAGATGTCTTTGTACCTTACTCCTCGAGTCTCCTAAGAGCTGAAATATACAAATTTAACAAAGACATTAGAAGTTTCTGCATGCATATTTTTATGTCACATCTGTTGATGTTCTGTCATTTGTCCACATATAGACTCTGACAGCCTCTCAGCATCTCTGCCCTCACCAGAGCGTCGGCCACGGCGGCCTCCACCTCTGTGCCGGTGTTCAGGATCCGCATGGCGTTGACGGACGCGGAGATCCGAGCCTGATGAGACAGCCGGTCTGGGATAAAGAGAGTGAACTTTAGTTGACAGCAAGCGTGTGTTACCATCATTCAGGCGTGACCATGCAGTTTCGCCACAGGACAAATCACTCTTCGCTTCCGTCTTTTGGTAAATGTCATTTGGCTGCGGTCGGATTCAGAGGCGCGAGGAGTGTCTGAGT contains:
- the LOC130523410 gene encoding CLIP-associating protein 1-B-like isoform X3, whose translation is MDEDVVAMEYLLDHVTHKDVGRRLQVGQEVIELILDGEKSPDLEQDQSMMDRMVEAVASSWVNSSNFKVVLLGMDILSALVSRLQERFRTQVGTVLPSLMDRLGDAKDQVRDQDQALLLKIMDQAANPQFVWERMMGGFKHKNNRTREGLCLCLISTLNVFGSQSLTLSKIVPHICHLLGDPTSQVRDGAMNCLVEIYRHVGERVRMDLGKKGLPQSRLNVIFSKFDEVQRSGNMVLSPMSDKNFEDDDSVDGGRSSSSSKGASLSGRKAVSMGSFRRPSSASGSKSAGREGSGAGAVDVEDFIQAFEDVPTVQLYSNREMEEAMTKIRDVLSDDKRDWELRVAALKKVRSLLLAGAAEFDGFPQQLRLMEAAFKLSAKDLRSQVVREACITLGHLSSVLGGRFDHAAEATMPILLNLVPNSAKIMATSGMAAIRLILRHTHYPRLIPIITSNCTSKSVAVRRRCYEFLDLLLQEWQTSSLERHGTVLMETIKKGIHDADAEARSVARKCYWSFHGHFRREADQLFQGLESSYQKALQTHLRSGDSMMSLPASDRSSSSSQESLNRPLPVKNTFGSATSRTKGPPTRTPAAAPATSSLQRSRSDVDVNAAATASARTRMPAAPSVPSAASPFSSASALPPGSYASLGRVRTRRSSSGNGPSVTDSRGRSRGKVVSQSQPGSRSGSPGRLLTATYGRIPRPTMGSSAANSAAPGLTDKSLARGHRSQGCSRETSPSRSGAARSRIPRPSMSQGCSRETSRESSRDTSPARGFSPLATRRHSRSTSALSSADCYSDRLSHQARISASVNAMRILNTGTEVEAAVADALLLGDSRSKRRPVRRRFESPGLYSDDDANSDASSACSERSYSSRNGGAAPHYMRQTEDVAEVLNHCASANWSERKEGLLGLQNLFKSQRMLSRVELKRLCEIFTRMFADPHSKVFSMFLETLVDFIVLHREDLQDWLFVLLTQLLKKMGADLLGSVQAKVQKALDVTRESFPYEQQFNILMRFIVDQTQTPNLKVKVAILRYIEALARQMDPADFVNSSETRLAVSRIITWTTEPKSSDVRKTLHNWAGEELSGRASTVASLPGEGNLEERCKQAAQVVLIALFELNTPEFTMLLGALPKTFQDGTTKLLHNHLRNTSASSGITMASPSNSSVRAAPRQQGSRSSPLTSPTNCSHGGLSPSRLCSWSTDGLSKFSSPPFPSTLPPLSAYSSLKQVRRVYSPSMMEYDSENLNSEEIYSSLRGVTEAIQSYSFRSQDDPMELRRDGKRDAMSGVGASSDADAAGCGRTALDNKTSLLNTPSPRSFAGPRFRDYNPYNYTDTLDKAATKEPGYEGGGEHQRDGGRHDCVENKVVSPKGFPAGPMEQLELVGGLLKELSHAQAGERGPDERRGTLLELLKVAREDSLVVWEEHFKTMLLLLLETLGDKDHTIRALALRVLKEILRNQPARFKNYAELTIMKTLEAHKDSHKEVVRAAEEAASTLAGSIHPEQCIKVLCPIVQTADYPINLAAIKMQTKAIERIAKEPLHQLLSDIIPGLLQGYDNTESSVRKASVFCLVAIYSVIGEELKPYLSQLTGSKMKLLNLYIKRAQTSSNSSSSSDISSY
- the LOC130523410 gene encoding CLIP-associating protein 1-B-like isoform X8 gives rise to the protein MDEDVVAMEYLLDHVTHKDVGRRLQVGQEVIELILDGEKSPDLEQDQSMMDRMVEAVASSWVNSSNFKVVLLGMDILSALVSRLQERFRTQVGTVLPSLMDRLGDAKDQVRDQDQALLLKIMDQAANPQFVWERMMGGFKHKNNRTREGLCLCLISTLNVFGSQSLTLSKIVPHICHLLGDPTSQVRDGAMNCLVEIYRHVGERVRMDLGKKGLPQSRLNVIFSKFDEVQRSGNMVLSPMSDKNFEDDDSVDGGRSSSSSKGASLSGRKAVSMGSFRRPSSASGSKSAGREGSGAGAVDVEDFIQAFEDVPTVQLYSNREMEEAMTKIRDVLSDDKRDWELRVAALKKVRSLLLAGAAEFDGFPQQLRLMEAAFKLSAKDLRSQVVREACITLGHLSSVLGGRFDHAAEATMPILLNLVPNSAKIMATSGMAAIRLILRHTHYPRLIPIITSNCTSKSVAVRRRCYEFLDLLLQEWQTSSLERHGTVLMETIKKGIHDADAEARSVARKCYWSFHGHFRREADQLFQGLESSYQKALQTHLRSGDSMMSLPASDRSSSSSQESLNRPLPVKNTFGSATSRTKGPPTRTPAAAPATSSLQRSRSDVDVNAAATASARTRMPAAPSVPSAASPFSSASALPPGSYASLDGPCSVNVDGRVRTRRSSSGNGPSVTDSRGRSRGKVVSQSQPGSRSGSPGRLLTATYGRIPRPTMGSSAANSAAPGLTDKSLARGHRSQGCSRETSPSRSGADRLSHQARISASVNAMRILNTGTEVEAAVADALRRPVRRRFESPGLYSDDDANSDASSACSERSYSSRNGGAAPHYMRQTEDVAEVLNHCASANWSERKEGLLGLQNLFKSQRMLSRVELKRLCEIFTRMFADPHSKVFSMFLETLVDFIVLHREDLQDWLFVLLTQLLKKMGADLLGSVQAKVQKALDVTRESFPYEQQFNILMRFIVDQTQTPNLKVKVAILRYIEALARQMDPADFVNSSETRLAVSRIITWTTEPKSSDVRKTLHNWAGEELSGRASTVASLPGEGNLEERCKQAAQVVLIALFELNTPEFTMLLGALPKTFQDGTTKLLHNHLRNTSASSGITMASPSNSSVRAAPRQQGSRSSPLTSPTNCSHGGLSPSRLCSWSTDGLSKFSSPPFPSTLPPLSAYSSLKQVRRVYSPSMMEYDSENLNSEEIYSSLRGVTEAIQSYSFRSQDDPMELRRDGKRDAMSGVGASSDADAAGCGRTALDNKTSLLNTPSPRSFAGPRFRDYNPYNYTDTLDKAATKEPGYEGGGEHQRDGGRHDCVENKVVSPKGFPAGPMEQLELVGGLLKELSHAQAGERGPDERRGTLLELLKVAREDSLVVWEEHFKTMLLLLLETLGDKDHTIRALALRVLKEILRNQPARFKNYAELTIMKTLEAHKDSHKEVVRAAEEAASTLAGSIHPEQCIKVLCPIVQTADYPINLAAIKMQTKAIERIAKEPLHQLLSDIIPGLLQGYDNTESSVRKASVFCLVAIYSVIGEELKPYLSQLTGSKMKLLNLYIKRAQTSSNSSSSSDISSY
- the LOC130523410 gene encoding CLIP-associating protein 1-B-like isoform X9; protein product: MDEDVVAMEYLLDHVTHKDVGRRLQVGQEVIELILDGEKSPDLEQDQSMMDRMVEAVASSWVNSSNFKVVLLGMDILSALVSRLQERFRTQVGTVLPSLMDRLGDAKDQVRDQDQALLLKIMDQAANPQFVWERMMGGFKHKNNRTREGLCLCLISTLNVFGSQSLTLSKIVPHICHLLGDPTSQVRDGAMNCLVEIYRHVGERVRMDLGKKGLPQSRLNVIFSKFDEVQRSGNMVLSPMSDKNFEDDDSVDGGRSSSSSKGASLSGRKAVSMGSFRRPSSASGSKSAGREGSGAGAVDVEDFIQAFEDVPTVQLYSNREMEEAMTKIRDVLSDDKRDWELRVAALKKVRSLLLAGAAEFDGFPQQLRLMEAAFKLSAKDLRSQVVREACITLGHLSSVLGGRFDHAAEATMPILLNLVPNSAKIMATSGMAAIRLILRHTHYPRLIPIITSNCTSKSVAVRRRCYEFLDLLLQEWQTSSLERHGTVLMETIKKGIHDADAEARSVARKCYWSFHGHFRREADQLFQGLESSYQKALQTHLRSGDSMMSLPASDRSSSSSQESLNRPLPVKNTFGSATSRTKGPPTRTPAAAPATSSLQRSRSDVDVNAAATASARTRMPAAPSVPSAASPFSSASALPPGSYASLGRVRTRRSSSGNGPSVTDSRGRSRGKVVSQSQPGSRSGSPGRLLTATYGRIPRPTMGSSAANSAAPGLTDKSLARGHRSQGCSRETSPSRSGADRLSHQARISASVNAMRILNTGTEVEAAVADALLLGDSRSKRRPVRRRFESPGLYSDDDANSDASSACSERSYSSRNGGAAPHYMRQTEDVAEVLNHCASANWSERKEGLLGLQNLFKSQRMLSRVELKRLCEIFTRMFADPHSKVFSMFLETLVDFIVLHREDLQDWLFVLLTQLLKKMGADLLGSVQAKVQKALDVTRESFPYEQQFNILMRFIVDQTQTPNLKVKVAILRYIEALARQMDPADFVNSSETRLAVSRIITWTTEPKSSDVRKTLHNWAGEELSGRASTVASLPGEGNLEERCKQAAQVVLIALFELNTPEFTMLLGALPKTFQDGTTKLLHNHLRNTSASSGITMASPSNSSVRAAPRQQGSRSSPLTSPTNCSHGGLSPSRLCSWSTDGLSKFSSPPFPSTLPPLSAYSSLKQVRRVYSPSMMEYDSENLNSEEIYSSLRGVTEAIQSYSFRSQDDPMELRRDGKRDAMSGVGASSDADAAGCGRTALDNKTSLLNTPSPRSFAGPRFRDYNPYNYTDTLDKAATKEPGYEGGGEHQRDGGRHDCVENKVVSPKGFPAGPMEQLELVGGLLKELSHAQAGERGPDERRGTLLELLKVAREDSLVVWEEHFKTMLLLLLETLGDKDHTIRALALRVLKEILRNQPARFKNYAELTIMKTLEAHKDSHKEVVRAAEEAASTLAGSIHPEQCIKVLCPIVQTADYPINLAAIKMQTKAIERIAKEPLHQLLSDIIPGLLQGYDNTESSVRKASVFCLVAIYSVIGEELKPYLSQLTGSKMKLLNLYIKRAQTSSNSSSSSDISSY